From Tachysurus fulvidraco isolate hzauxx_2018 chromosome 10, HZAU_PFXX_2.0, whole genome shotgun sequence, one genomic window encodes:
- the LOC113654874 gene encoding piggyBac transposable element-derived protein 4-like yields MLAERSDDDFASSSESEVSLDSESEEDPDLELEPESSDSDWQPEAKRSKRTPVTVEEEEEELKPQPSTSRQGRGRGRGRAGGRAGGRGRGRSTPKQSSGPEGAWQGTDVEDITPKQPTFNPARTPGVQLMGGVKYTILELFKLFMTDNILQVIVNNSNKFGETNHPDTFQRITLPEMMSYLAMIIYMGIVKTPCIHDYWRRSELYSFSFPSRVISGRRFKAISRAIHLSDPDDDAANNLKKGTAGYDRLFKIKPMYHEVRQVCMAYYQPHQCVAIDERMVASKARTGLRQYMKNKPVKWGYKLFVLADSANGYTWDFFIYEGRGSQIVKGIGYDTVMRLMDTKLLGTGYKLFVDNFYTSPDLFRDLLAKKIWACGTIRGHHIGYLKDRPGGIEKRAPRGTIRWIREGPVVFVNWRDTRDVLMCSTIHAAHGEDTVQRRMKGADGKWSVQDVTIPPAIKDYNRNMGGVDLSDALIGYYSVLHKTKKWYRSFLFHFIDIAIVNAFILYKELANARKEKLMSHKTFRETLVMELIAVGSTTTAPPLPPPPAPKSALHKPVHFSKDGTVGRRRCVLCHRRTTVKCSSCDVCLCFTINRDCYNEWHTLNKF; encoded by the exons ATGTTGGCCGAAAGATCCGACGACGATTTTGCGTCCTCTTCGGAAAGCGAAGTATCTCTGGACTCTGAATCTGAGGAGGATCCTGATCTAGAGCT agagccagagtcatctgactctgattggcagCCAGAGGCAAAGAGGTCCAAGAGGACCCCAGTGACTgttgaggaagaggaggaggagctcAAACCCCAACCCTCTACCTCCAGACAGGGGAGGGGGAGAGGCAGAGGGAGAGCCGGTGGGAGAGCTGGTGGGAGAGGCAGAGGGAGAAGCACTCCAAAGCAGAGTTCTGGACCTGAAGGTGCATGGCAAGGCACTGATGTGGAGGACATCACTCCTAAACAGccaaccttcaacccagcacgCACACCTGGTGTCCAGCTCATGGGTGGTGTAAAATACACCATACTAGAGTTATTTAAGTTGTTTATGACCGATAATATACTCCAAGTCATTGTGAACAATTCCAACAAGTTTGGGGAAACTAACCACCCAGACACCTTTCAGAGGATCACCTTGCCAGAGATGATGTCTTACTTGGCGATGATTATCTATATGGGAATAGTCAAGACACCGTGCATCCATGACTATTGGAGAAGGTCTGAGCTATactccttttcttttccatcGAGAGTGATATCAGGGCGCAGGTTCAAAGCCATCTCACGTGCCATCCACCTCAGTGACCCTGATGACGATGCTGCCAACAACTTAAAAAAAGGCACCGCTGGGTACGACAGGCTTTTTAAAATTAAGCCAATGTACCATGAGGTTAGGCAGGTGTGCATGGCGTATTACCAACCCCACCAGTGTGTTGCAATTGACGAGAGGATGGTCGCATCCAAAGCCCGCACCGGACTCCGCCAATACATGAAGAACAAGCCTGTGAAGTGGGGTTATAAGCTGTTTGTGCTGGCAGATTCCGCCAATGGTTACACCTGGGACTTCTTCATCTACGAAGGCAGGGGATCACAAATTGTCAAGGGGATCGGTTATGACACCGTAATGCGGCTCATGGATACGAAGTTGCTTGGTACCGGGTACAAGTTATTTGTGGATAACTTTTACACAAGCCCAGATCTCTTTCGTGACCTGCTGGCAAAGAAGATCTGGGCCTGCGGTACCATTCGAGGACACCATATTGGGTACCTCAAAGACAGGCCAGGCGGGATTGAGAAGCGGGCTCCCCGGGGCACCATTCGCTGGATCCGCGAAGGGCCCGTGGTGTTTGTTAATTGGAGGGACACCAGAGATGTGCTAATGTGTTCCACAATCCATGCAGCACATGGAGAAGATACAGTCCAGAGAAGGATGAAGGGGGCAGATGGGAAGTGGTCTGTACAGGATGTCACCATTCCACCAGCCATCAAGGATTACAACAG GAACATGGGTGGTGTGGACCTGTCCGATGCCCTGATTGGCTACTACTCCGTCCTGCACAAGACCAAGAAGTGGTACCGGTCTTTCCTGTTCCACTTCATCGACATCGCCATTGTCAACGCCTTTATCCTGTACAAGGAGCTGGCCAATGCAAGGAAGGAGAAGTTGATGTCACACAAGACCTTTCGTGAGACTCTGGTGATGGAACTGATAGCGGTTGGGTCTACCACCACAGCCCCTCCACTGCCACCCCCTCCTGCTCCCAAAAGTGCCTTACACAAACCTGTACATTTTTCAAAGGATGGCACTGTAGGTCggaggaggtgtgtcctctgccACCGGAGGACCACTGTGAAATGCTCCTCCTGTGATGTGTGCCTGTGCTTCACAATAAACAGGGACTGTTACAATGAATGGCACACCCTGAAcaagttttaa